From a single Brassica rapa cultivar Chiifu-401-42 chromosome A01, CAAS_Brap_v3.01, whole genome shotgun sequence genomic region:
- the LOC103845973 gene encoding transcription factor MYB65 isoform X2: protein MVEREMSYTMVTDESDDAMYSSIYNESPSAADNIGSGCTSRGKGSVLKKGPWTSTEDGILIDYVKRHGEGNWNTVQKHTSLARCGKSCRLRWANHLRPNLKKGAFSKEEEQLIVEMHARMGNKWAQMAEHLPGRTDNEIKNYWNTRIKRRQRAGLPLYPPGTHVEDLHWSQEYHPSTSNVTDRRRHQDILQLGNSKANVLFDDLTFANVLFEDLNFATSLLPVASDISDMLGTGASSYMSPILPSHSNIRQAFQSPEHFQNAAPQKNPRSCSISDHPLYGNQHRTDVMIQDSHHTFTDGMVPTSKPLFGAVKLELPSFQYSEASGFDQWTTPSTPQSDLLDSVDTYIQSPPPLEIDEPDCFSSCDTGLLDMLLHEAKIKASAKHSFSSTTCATDGTQDVPRGGDTHNVTSGAGGNSSVVKTEELDQVWEPKRADVIRPDVLLESSWQDQQSRFGIVRDSSSLNDALALLLGG, encoded by the exons ATGGTTGAAAGAGAGATGAGTTACACGATGGTGACGGATGAGAGTGATGACGCTATGTACTCAAGCATCTACAACGAGTCACCATCTGCTGCTGATAACATTGGCAGTGGCTGCACAAGCAGAGGGAAAGGAAGTGTCCTGAAGAAAGGGCCCTGGACCTCAACGGAAGACGGGATTTTGATTGATTATGTCAAGAGGCACGGCGAGGGTAACTGGAACACTGTGCAGAAACACACCAGCCTTGCACGTTGTGGCAAAAGCTGTCGTCTCAGGTGGGCTAATCATCTCAGGCCGAACTTGAAGAAAGGAGCGTTTAGCAAAGAGGAAGAACAGCTTATCGTCGAAATGCACGCTAGGATGGGCAATAAATGGGCACAGATGGCTGAACAT TTGCCTGGGAGAACAGATAATGAGATAAAGAATTATTGGAACACGCGTATCAAGAGGCGGCAACGAGCAGGCTTACCACTTTACCCTCCTGGAACCCATGTTGAAGACCTGCACTGGAGTCAAGAGTATCATCCATCAACGAGTAATGTCACCGACAGAAGAAGACATCAAGACATCTTGCAGTTGGGAAACTCCAAAGCTAATGTTCTGTTTGACGATCTAACCTTTGCTAACGTCCTCTTTGAGGATCTAAATTTCGCTACTAGCTTGTTACCTGTAGCTTCTGACATCTCAGATATGTTAGGCACTGGTGCAAGTAGCTACATGTCACCAATATTGCCTTCCCACAGTAACATAAGGCAAGCATTCCAATCTCCAGAACATTTTCAGAACGCTGCTCCACAAAAGAATCCAAGATCTTGCAGTATCTCTGATCATCCTTTGTATGGAAACCAGCATCGAACCGATGTGATGATTCAAGATAGCCATCATACCTTTACGGATGGCATGGTTCCTACTTCTAAGCCCTTGTTTGGGGCGGTGAAGCTGGAGCTCCCTTCATTCCAATATTCAGAAGCTAGTGGATTTGATCAGTGGACGACACCGTCAACTCCACAATCAGATCTACTGGACTCTGTTGATACTTATATTCAATCTCCACCACCGTTGGAGATAGATGAGCCAGATTGTTTCTCCTCATGCGACACCGGCCTGCTAGATATGCTGCTTCATGAAGCCAAGATCAAAGCTAGTGCAAAGCACAGTTTCAGTTCAACTACTTGTGCAACCGATGGTACTCAGGATGTACCACGTGGAGGTGATACCCATAATGTCACATCAGGTGCAGGTGGAAATTCATCAG TTGTGAAGACGGAAGAGTTGGATCAGGTATGGGAACCAAAGAGAGCTGATGTAATACGGCCTGATGTTTTACTGGAGTCGAGCTGGCAAGACCAGCAAAGCCGTTTTGGGATTGTTAGAGACTCAAGCAGCTTGAATGACGCCCTTGCGCTTCTTCTTGGTGGGTGA
- the LOC103845973 gene encoding transcription factor MYB65 isoform X1: MVEREMSYTMVTDESDDAMYSSIYNESPSAADNIGSGCTSRGKGSVLKKGPWTSTEDGILIDYVKRHGEGNWNTVQKHTSLARCGKSCRLRWANHLRPNLKKGAFSKEEEQLIVEMHARMGNKWAQMAEHLPGRTDNEIKNYWNTRIKRRQRAGLPLYPPGTHVEDLHWSQEYHPSTSNVTDRRRHQDILQLGNSKANVLFDDLTFANVLFEDLNFATSLLPVASDISDMLGTGASSYMSPILPSHSNIRQAFQSPEHFQNAAPQKNPRSCSISDHPLYGNQHRTDVMIQDSHHTFTDGMVPTSKPLFGAVKLELPSFQYSEASGFDQWTTPSTPQSDLLDSVDTYIQSPPPLEIDEPDCFSSCDTGLLDMLLHEAKIKASAKHSFSSTTCATDGTQDVPRGGDTHNVTSGAGGNSSAFAVVKTEELDQVWEPKRADVIRPDVLLESSWQDQQSRFGIVRDSSSLNDALALLLGG, translated from the exons ATGGTTGAAAGAGAGATGAGTTACACGATGGTGACGGATGAGAGTGATGACGCTATGTACTCAAGCATCTACAACGAGTCACCATCTGCTGCTGATAACATTGGCAGTGGCTGCACAAGCAGAGGGAAAGGAAGTGTCCTGAAGAAAGGGCCCTGGACCTCAACGGAAGACGGGATTTTGATTGATTATGTCAAGAGGCACGGCGAGGGTAACTGGAACACTGTGCAGAAACACACCAGCCTTGCACGTTGTGGCAAAAGCTGTCGTCTCAGGTGGGCTAATCATCTCAGGCCGAACTTGAAGAAAGGAGCGTTTAGCAAAGAGGAAGAACAGCTTATCGTCGAAATGCACGCTAGGATGGGCAATAAATGGGCACAGATGGCTGAACAT TTGCCTGGGAGAACAGATAATGAGATAAAGAATTATTGGAACACGCGTATCAAGAGGCGGCAACGAGCAGGCTTACCACTTTACCCTCCTGGAACCCATGTTGAAGACCTGCACTGGAGTCAAGAGTATCATCCATCAACGAGTAATGTCACCGACAGAAGAAGACATCAAGACATCTTGCAGTTGGGAAACTCCAAAGCTAATGTTCTGTTTGACGATCTAACCTTTGCTAACGTCCTCTTTGAGGATCTAAATTTCGCTACTAGCTTGTTACCTGTAGCTTCTGACATCTCAGATATGTTAGGCACTGGTGCAAGTAGCTACATGTCACCAATATTGCCTTCCCACAGTAACATAAGGCAAGCATTCCAATCTCCAGAACATTTTCAGAACGCTGCTCCACAAAAGAATCCAAGATCTTGCAGTATCTCTGATCATCCTTTGTATGGAAACCAGCATCGAACCGATGTGATGATTCAAGATAGCCATCATACCTTTACGGATGGCATGGTTCCTACTTCTAAGCCCTTGTTTGGGGCGGTGAAGCTGGAGCTCCCTTCATTCCAATATTCAGAAGCTAGTGGATTTGATCAGTGGACGACACCGTCAACTCCACAATCAGATCTACTGGACTCTGTTGATACTTATATTCAATCTCCACCACCGTTGGAGATAGATGAGCCAGATTGTTTCTCCTCATGCGACACCGGCCTGCTAGATATGCTGCTTCATGAAGCCAAGATCAAAGCTAGTGCAAAGCACAGTTTCAGTTCAACTACTTGTGCAACCGATGGTACTCAGGATGTACCACGTGGAGGTGATACCCATAATGTCACATCAGGTGCAGGTGGAAATTCATCAG CTTTTGCAGTTGTGAAGACGGAAGAGTTGGATCAGGTATGGGAACCAAAGAGAGCTGATGTAATACGGCCTGATGTTTTACTGGAGTCGAGCTGGCAAGACCAGCAAAGCCGTTTTGGGATTGTTAGAGACTCAAGCAGCTTGAATGACGCCCTTGCGCTTCTTCTTGGTGGGTGA
- the LOC103845973 gene encoding transcription factor MYB65 isoform X3 — protein sequence MVEREMSYTMVTDESDDAMYSSIYNESPSAADNIGSGCTSRGKGSVLKKGPWTSTEDGILIDYVKRHGEGNWNTVQKHTSLARCGKSCRLRWANHLRPNLKKGAFSKEEEQLIVEMHARMGNKWAQMAEHLPGRTDNEIKNYWNTRIKRRQRAGLPLYPPGTHVEDLHWSQEYHPSTSNVTDRRRHQDILQLGNSKANVLFDDLTFANVLFEDLNFATSLLPVASDISDMLGTGASSYMSPILPSHSNIRQAFQSPEHFQNAAPQKNPRSCSISDHPLYGNQHRTDVMIQDSHHTFTDGMVPTSKPLFGAVKLELPSFQYSEASGFDQWTTPSTPQSDLLDSVDTYIQSPPPLEIDEPDCFSSCDTGLLDMLLHEAKIKASAKHSFSSTTCATDGTQDVPRGGDTHNVTSGAAFAVVKTEELDQVWEPKRADVIRPDVLLESSWQDQQSRFGIVRDSSSLNDALALLLGG from the exons ATGGTTGAAAGAGAGATGAGTTACACGATGGTGACGGATGAGAGTGATGACGCTATGTACTCAAGCATCTACAACGAGTCACCATCTGCTGCTGATAACATTGGCAGTGGCTGCACAAGCAGAGGGAAAGGAAGTGTCCTGAAGAAAGGGCCCTGGACCTCAACGGAAGACGGGATTTTGATTGATTATGTCAAGAGGCACGGCGAGGGTAACTGGAACACTGTGCAGAAACACACCAGCCTTGCACGTTGTGGCAAAAGCTGTCGTCTCAGGTGGGCTAATCATCTCAGGCCGAACTTGAAGAAAGGAGCGTTTAGCAAAGAGGAAGAACAGCTTATCGTCGAAATGCACGCTAGGATGGGCAATAAATGGGCACAGATGGCTGAACAT TTGCCTGGGAGAACAGATAATGAGATAAAGAATTATTGGAACACGCGTATCAAGAGGCGGCAACGAGCAGGCTTACCACTTTACCCTCCTGGAACCCATGTTGAAGACCTGCACTGGAGTCAAGAGTATCATCCATCAACGAGTAATGTCACCGACAGAAGAAGACATCAAGACATCTTGCAGTTGGGAAACTCCAAAGCTAATGTTCTGTTTGACGATCTAACCTTTGCTAACGTCCTCTTTGAGGATCTAAATTTCGCTACTAGCTTGTTACCTGTAGCTTCTGACATCTCAGATATGTTAGGCACTGGTGCAAGTAGCTACATGTCACCAATATTGCCTTCCCACAGTAACATAAGGCAAGCATTCCAATCTCCAGAACATTTTCAGAACGCTGCTCCACAAAAGAATCCAAGATCTTGCAGTATCTCTGATCATCCTTTGTATGGAAACCAGCATCGAACCGATGTGATGATTCAAGATAGCCATCATACCTTTACGGATGGCATGGTTCCTACTTCTAAGCCCTTGTTTGGGGCGGTGAAGCTGGAGCTCCCTTCATTCCAATATTCAGAAGCTAGTGGATTTGATCAGTGGACGACACCGTCAACTCCACAATCAGATCTACTGGACTCTGTTGATACTTATATTCAATCTCCACCACCGTTGGAGATAGATGAGCCAGATTGTTTCTCCTCATGCGACACCGGCCTGCTAGATATGCTGCTTCATGAAGCCAAGATCAAAGCTAGTGCAAAGCACAGTTTCAGTTCAACTACTTGTGCAACCGATGGTACTCAGGATGTACCACGTGGAGGTGATACCCATAATGTCACATCAGGTGCAG CTTTTGCAGTTGTGAAGACGGAAGAGTTGGATCAGGTATGGGAACCAAAGAGAGCTGATGTAATACGGCCTGATGTTTTACTGGAGTCGAGCTGGCAAGACCAGCAAAGCCGTTTTGGGATTGTTAGAGACTCAAGCAGCTTGAATGACGCCCTTGCGCTTCTTCTTGGTGGGTGA